One part of the Thiothrix nivea DSM 5205 genome encodes these proteins:
- a CDS encoding ATP-binding protein, producing the protein MTKIFIRDEDGCNAADTGAGIKQQQMAGIFGRSRDAGLLSTAWANPQTRLLLLHGPTGIGKTALLNKWLHSLQQKGWHDAEAVYVWSFYPPDLAHSVLDPVEEFFQHALSWFGGKEAAHSPKLLQGEVLAKLVQTHHVLLVLDGLEILQSQGGSSIGRLVDPRLNSLLECLAEHSPGLCVAVSRKPLLGNFSGKPGVKRHELEMLPVEDGVRLLRYNGVTGEDDKLREMAVDFGQNPLTLNLLGGYLAVWHQGDWRRMDQIPILLDHVDEGRQVRRLLMANAVELADTPEEALLYLLSMLYRPTRMDTLANLIEASRSWPFGWFQKKRQDSYASRIGAFGRLNKRKQYAAVLQLRQLGLVSLSGGCFCLSQWVRETYQRQLKYDWPITWKETNRRLMLFHSTLPKEPELPDISPLLATLPQPRVATKLTEAMASAAAAREISAVAETMPPAQAVPQPEEAFTASVEVPETLAAEPTMAQHPAEEPKTQVDESANQAQPLASSQPAVAKILHFPGKPVSLSRELAEVNKLLAQLEYYQKSLQMLQIRTKKFQKCVRQLDKDVQSVHYSPSRTGTDA; encoded by the coding sequence ATGACCAAGATCTTTATCCGGGACGAAGACGGCTGTAACGCGGCAGATACAGGGGCGGGCATCAAGCAGCAACAAATGGCGGGAATATTTGGCCGCAGCCGTGATGCCGGGCTGTTAAGCACTGCCTGGGCCAACCCCCAAACGCGCCTGCTTCTCCTGCACGGCCCTACCGGTATTGGCAAGACCGCGCTGCTGAACAAATGGCTGCATTCCCTGCAACAAAAGGGTTGGCACGACGCGGAAGCCGTCTACGTCTGGTCTTTTTATCCGCCTGACCTGGCCCATTCTGTGCTAGACCCGGTTGAGGAATTTTTCCAGCATGCCCTGAGCTGGTTTGGGGGTAAGGAAGCTGCGCATAGCCCCAAGCTCCTGCAAGGGGAGGTGCTGGCGAAACTGGTACAAACCCATCACGTCCTGCTGGTACTGGATGGTTTGGAGATCCTGCAATCGCAAGGGGGGAGCAGTATCGGCAGACTCGTGGATCCCCGTCTTAACTCCCTGCTCGAATGTCTGGCCGAACACAGCCCGGGGCTCTGTGTCGCGGTCAGCCGCAAACCGTTGCTGGGCAATTTCAGCGGTAAGCCAGGCGTCAAACGGCACGAACTGGAGATGTTGCCCGTGGAGGATGGCGTCCGCCTGCTGCGCTATAATGGTGTTACGGGCGAAGACGACAAGCTCCGGGAAATGGCGGTGGATTTCGGGCAAAACCCACTGACCCTCAATTTGTTGGGCGGGTATCTGGCAGTCTGGCATCAGGGCGACTGGCGCAGGATGGATCAGATCCCGATTCTGCTGGATCACGTGGATGAAGGGCGTCAGGTACGCCGCTTGCTAATGGCCAATGCCGTTGAACTGGCGGATACCCCGGAGGAAGCGCTGCTCTACCTGCTCAGCATGTTGTACCGCCCCACCCGCATGGATACGTTGGCAAACCTGATTGAGGCAAGCCGCAGCTGGCCTTTCGGCTGGTTCCAAAAGAAACGGCAGGATAGCTATGCCAGCCGTATTGGTGCATTTGGGCGTTTGAACAAACGCAAGCAATATGCGGCAGTCCTGCAACTCCGGCAACTGGGGTTAGTGTCCCTGTCGGGCGGTTGCTTTTGCTTGTCGCAATGGGTGCGGGAAACCTACCAGCGGCAGCTTAAGTACGACTGGCCCATCACCTGGAAGGAAACCAACCGGCGGCTGATGCTGTTCCATTCCACCCTGCCCAAGGAGCCGGAACTGCCCGACATTAGCCCATTGCTTGCTACCTTGCCGCAGCCCAGGGTGGCGACCAAGCTGACCGAGGCTATGGCGTCTGCCGCCGCAGCGCGTGAAATCTCAGCCGTAGCTGAGACAATGCCGCCAGCCCAGGCTGTTCCCCAGCCAGAGGAGGCATTCACCGCTAGTGTTGAAGTGCCTGAAACCCTCGCGGCTGAGCCGACTATGGCGCAACACCCAGCTGAAGAACCTAAAACCCAGGTAGATGAAAGTGCAAACCAGGCGCAACCGCTTGCCTCATCTCAACCCGCCGTGGCCAAAATCTTGCACTTCCCTGGAAAACCGGTGTCGTTGAGCCGCGAACTGGCCGAAGTCAACAAATTGCTGGCGCAACTGGAGTACTACCAGAAATCCCTGCAAATGCTGCAAATCCGCACCAAAAAATTCCAGAAATGCGTCAGGCAACTGGATAAAGACGTGCAATCCGTGCACTATTCCCCCTCCAGAACCGGGACAGATGCCTGA
- a CDS encoding heavy-metal-associated domain-containing protein produces the protein METRIEVENIRCGGCANTISKKLLENAQIQTVDVDIENQVIILHSDADVREAAVQTLFGLGYPERGSVEGLASLKEKAKSVVSCAIGRIDMPKQG, from the coding sequence GTGGAAACCCGTATTGAAGTTGAAAATATCCGCTGCGGCGGGTGTGCCAACACCATCAGCAAAAAATTGCTGGAAAATGCACAGATCCAGACAGTGGATGTCGATATTGAGAACCAGGTCATTATCCTGCACAGCGATGCGGATGTGCGCGAGGCAGCAGTACAAACCCTGTTTGGCCTGGGGTATCCGGAGCGTGGCTCGGTGGAGGGTCTGGCTTCCCTGAAGGAAAAGGCTAAATCCGTCGTCAGCTGTGCGATTGGCCGCATCGACATGCCCAAACAAGGTTAA
- a CDS encoding FUN14 domain-containing protein has protein sequence MNDYPINTESSTDILSSAFLFGNVGAPFVIGLAVGYFAKKMLRLALFLGGAAIVLLFVTEYYGITDMADDKLQNAANAATGIAKQSGGFLVERLSHITSKGVSGVAGFFVGLKIG, from the coding sequence ATGAACGACTATCCCATTAATACGGAATCCTCAACCGACATCCTTTCCTCGGCTTTCCTGTTCGGAAACGTGGGTGCGCCATTTGTCATTGGCCTGGCAGTTGGATATTTCGCCAAAAAAATGCTGCGGCTAGCTTTGTTTCTGGGCGGCGCGGCTATCGTGCTACTGTTTGTGACCGAATATTACGGCATCACTGACATGGCGGATGATAAGTTGCAAAACGCTGCCAACGCGGCTACCGGCATTGCCAAACAGTCCGGGGGGTTCTTGGTGGAACGCTTGTCACATATCACCAGCAAGGGTGTCAGCGGGGTAGCCGGGTTCTTCGTCGGCCTGAAAATTGGTTAG
- a CDS encoding trypsin-like serine peptidase, with translation MKALIFTCLSLLLPAIAQANGTDAARAEPETFQEPVTTQLGPLPALRLPPAILAARAVSAFAAAAATSSLTNAITLPALSDSEIQSLRNAPNQKAFQVGIGRDLPDYLRQPIQLDSWQWTNVSGGKVAHYTLTSTDAVRVRAQVQLSQAPAGVELRFYSPNDTSVVFGPYTATSEPFWSPTVEGDTLGLELFLPDGVATSEVSFAIARLSHLVVNPANSQMKSDLNTFREEYASCQQDIACADPSWQETGKAVARYVFTDIDGYSYICSGTVLTDKDVYTQIPYFFTAAHCVSNQTAASSMEMYWLYANSSCGGSGAVAVRTTGGATLLATKTALDTTLVRLNQNPPSGTTLSGWTVTPLTSNQAVTGIHHALGDPLKYAQGNFVSFASVTTSSGGYTVANDPNGDFSKVVWHTGITAPGSSGSGVWVNQGGVHYLNGSLLGGSSECSAMDAPDEYSRFERTWPYVSAWLGSTGTPPSLRLFDANQPATALLDGIVITRYLQGARGSALLDGVTTRTPDLAALESQLASVMQVMDVDDDGVREAGTDGVLLMRYLLGLRGAPLLQGLDVGTSTRNTPTAVSTYLESILNPAS, from the coding sequence ATGAAAGCCCTTATTTTTACCTGCCTGTCCCTGCTGTTACCCGCTATCGCGCAAGCCAATGGCACTGACGCGGCGCGGGCTGAGCCAGAAACCTTTCAGGAACCTGTGACAACGCAGTTGGGGCCCCTGCCAGCCTTGCGCCTGCCACCGGCAATACTGGCGGCGCGCGCAGTTTCAGCCTTTGCCGCAGCGGCAGCTACGTCATCCCTCACCAACGCTATCACCCTGCCAGCATTAAGCGACAGTGAAATCCAGTCCCTGCGCAATGCCCCTAACCAGAAGGCTTTCCAGGTTGGGATCGGGCGCGACCTGCCTGATTATTTAAGGCAGCCCATCCAGCTGGACAGCTGGCAGTGGACAAACGTTAGTGGCGGCAAGGTGGCACATTACACCCTGACTTCTACCGACGCGGTGCGGGTAAGGGCGCAAGTGCAACTCAGCCAGGCTCCCGCAGGTGTGGAGCTGCGTTTTTACTCACCGAACGATACCTCGGTGGTGTTTGGCCCCTACACCGCAACCAGCGAACCCTTTTGGTCACCCACCGTGGAAGGTGATACGCTGGGTCTGGAGTTGTTCCTGCCCGATGGCGTGGCCACCAGTGAAGTCAGTTTTGCCATTGCCCGCCTGTCACATCTGGTGGTAAACCCCGCCAACAGCCAGATGAAAAGCGACCTCAATACTTTCAGGGAGGAATACGCCAGTTGCCAGCAGGATATTGCTTGTGCCGACCCCTCGTGGCAGGAAACCGGTAAGGCCGTGGCACGTTATGTGTTTACGGATATTGATGGTTACAGTTATATCTGCTCGGGAACCGTGCTGACGGACAAGGACGTTTACACCCAGATCCCCTATTTTTTCACAGCGGCACATTGCGTCAGTAACCAAACGGCGGCCAGCAGCATGGAAATGTACTGGCTGTATGCCAATTCAAGTTGCGGCGGAAGTGGCGCGGTCGCTGTCCGGACGACTGGCGGGGCGACATTACTCGCAACCAAAACGGCACTGGATACGACTTTGGTGCGCCTGAACCAGAACCCGCCTTCCGGCACTACCCTATCCGGCTGGACGGTGACCCCGCTTACCAGCAATCAGGCGGTGACCGGTATCCACCATGCCCTGGGCGACCCCCTGAAATATGCGCAAGGGAATTTCGTGAGCTTTGCAAGCGTCACCACCAGCAGTGGGGGGTATACCGTTGCCAACGATCCTAACGGGGATTTTTCCAAGGTGGTGTGGCATACCGGCATCACAGCACCCGGTAGCAGTGGCTCAGGCGTGTGGGTGAATCAAGGCGGGGTGCATTATCTGAACGGTTCGCTGCTGGGTGGTTCTTCCGAATGTTCAGCTATGGATGCGCCGGATGAATACAGCCGTTTTGAGCGCACCTGGCCGTATGTCAGCGCCTGGCTGGGGTCTACCGGCACACCACCTTCCCTGCGGCTGTTTGACGCCAACCAGCCTGCGACGGCGCTGCTGGATGGAATAGTCATTACCCGTTACCTGCAAGGTGCTAGAGGATCTGCATTGCTGGATGGCGTCACCACCCGGACGCCGGATCTGGCTGCGCTGGAATCCCAGCTGGCGTCAGTTATGCAGGTAATGGATGTAGACGATGATGGTGTCAGGGAAGCGGGTACGGATGGCGTGCTGCTAATGCGTTACTTGCTGGGGTTGCGTGGCGCACCGCTGCTGCAAGGGCTGGATGTTGGCACTTCCACGCGCAATACACCAACGGCAGTTTCCACCTATCTGGAATCCATCCTGAACCCCGCCAGTTGA
- the rnd gene encoding ribonuclease D gives MFEYIDNNQKLADLLARLDSAPWITLDTEFIREKTYYPRLCLVQIGSADILACIDPLQIDNLQPLLDWLDEPKRLKVFHAAWQDLEIFHHLGGKVPTPVFDTQVAAAVLGMGDQLGYARLVEQLSGVTLDKSQSRTDWARRPLTNKQLEYAVDDVRYLRDAYLLLRQQLEQLGRLKWLEKPFQKLTDPASYEVNPRTIWQRVKGVQILKPRQLAILRELAAWREERALHKNIPRRWIVSDEILLDMAKMQPKNAAAFQQIRGLGGEQVERNADEWLACIECGQALPQEEWPQLPRRRKLDANMGVIADLLTALLNQVANENGISAQMIATRSQLEKMLEEGRTTLADDWRGALVNDLFTEVLNGAASIRVRKQRIVVENG, from the coding sequence ATGTTTGAATACATCGACAACAACCAGAAACTGGCTGACCTGCTGGCGCGCCTCGACAGCGCACCGTGGATCACCCTGGACACCGAATTTATCCGCGAAAAAACCTATTACCCCCGTTTGTGCCTGGTGCAGATTGGCAGCGCTGATATACTCGCCTGCATTGACCCGCTGCAAATCGACAACCTGCAACCCTTGCTGGACTGGCTGGATGAACCCAAACGGCTGAAAGTATTTCATGCTGCGTGGCAGGATCTGGAAATTTTCCATCATCTCGGCGGCAAAGTCCCCACACCGGTATTTGATACCCAGGTGGCCGCCGCTGTGCTGGGCATGGGTGACCAGTTGGGCTACGCCCGGCTGGTGGAACAATTATCAGGGGTGACGCTGGATAAATCCCAGTCCCGCACCGACTGGGCGCGCCGCCCGCTGACCAACAAGCAACTGGAATACGCTGTCGATGATGTACGCTATTTACGCGACGCCTACCTGCTGCTGCGCCAGCAACTCGAACAGCTTGGCCGCCTGAAATGGCTGGAGAAACCCTTCCAGAAACTGACTGACCCGGCCAGTTACGAGGTCAACCCCCGCACAATCTGGCAACGGGTCAAAGGCGTGCAAATCCTCAAACCCCGCCAGCTTGCCATCCTGCGGGAACTGGCCGCTTGGCGGGAAGAGCGCGCGTTGCACAAAAATATCCCGCGCCGCTGGATCGTTTCCGACGAAATCCTGCTGGACATGGCGAAAATGCAGCCCAAAAATGCTGCCGCTTTCCAGCAAATACGCGGGCTGGGCGGCGAACAGGTTGAGCGCAACGCCGACGAATGGCTGGCCTGCATCGAATGCGGCCAGGCCCTGCCGCAGGAAGAGTGGCCGCAATTGCCGCGCCGCCGCAAGCTGGACGCCAACATGGGCGTGATTGCCGACCTGTTGACTGCCCTGCTCAATCAGGTCGCCAACGAAAACGGCATTTCCGCACAGATGATCGCCACCCGTTCCCAGCTTGAAAAAATGCTGGAGGAAGGCCGCACCACGCTCGCGGATGACTGGCGTGGCGCGTTGGTCAATGACCTGTTCACCGAGGTATTGAATGGCGCGGCCAGCATCCGTGTGCGCAAACAGCGCATCGTCGTGGAAAACGGATAG
- a CDS encoding sulfite exporter TauE/SafE family protein, which yields MLILLALGAVVGFFAGLFGVGGGGIMVPALTTLFIAKGFPADQVVHLALGTSMAAIVMTSVSSLRAHHAKGAVLWPVVRSITPGILLGTFAATFVASYLSSRHLAIFFACFMGYVSLQMILNVKPKPHRELPGATGLASVGGVIGAVSALVAIGGGSLTVPYLTWCNINIRNAIATSAAVGLPIALAGTLGYLLNGWGQAGLPDYTLGYIYWPAVVLISAISYFITPFGAHLAHSLPVATLKKGFAVLLILLSLKMLHSVL from the coding sequence TTGCTGATATTGCTGGCGCTCGGCGCGGTAGTGGGTTTTTTTGCCGGGCTGTTTGGCGTTGGCGGCGGCGGTATCATGGTGCCTGCACTGACAACCCTGTTTATTGCCAAGGGGTTTCCTGCTGATCAGGTGGTGCATCTGGCGCTGGGAACCTCGATGGCGGCGATTGTGATGACTTCCGTTTCCAGCCTGCGCGCGCATCATGCCAAGGGTGCGGTGCTGTGGCCAGTGGTGCGCTCCATTACGCCGGGCATCCTGCTGGGGACGTTTGCCGCCACCTTTGTGGCAAGCTACCTGTCTTCACGGCATCTGGCGATATTTTTTGCCTGCTTCATGGGCTATGTATCCCTGCAAATGATCCTGAATGTGAAACCCAAGCCGCACCGGGAACTGCCAGGTGCTACGGGGCTGGCGTCAGTCGGTGGGGTGATCGGCGCGGTATCGGCGCTGGTGGCGATTGGCGGTGGCTCGCTGACCGTGCCTTACCTGACCTGGTGCAACATCAACATCCGCAATGCGATTGCCACCTCCGCCGCAGTCGGTTTGCCGATTGCGTTGGCGGGTACGCTGGGCTACCTGCTGAATGGCTGGGGGCAAGCAGGGTTGCCGGATTATACGTTGGGGTATATTTACTGGCCTGCGGTGGTGCTGATTTCCGCTATCAGTTATTTCATCACGCCGTTTGGGGCGCATCTGGCGCATTCCCTGCCGGTTGCGACCCTGAAAAAAGGTTTCGCGGTACTGCTGATCCTGCTGAGTTTGAAAATGCTGCATTCCGTGCTGTAA
- a CDS encoding LutC/YkgG family protein, whose product MMSNSARDNILQRLRREAPTTCGKETPPNLPLSGEEQDASTTAVPERPFPDKGRPRGASSAVSSHNWDKAERIRRFTERMTAVRATIRHADRTSWLDKLAEICRKKGLNNLLLSPNTDWGQAISIQAARFPPLRHYDQPIDGWKQEMFYGIDAAFTGTLGGIAETGTLILWPDAEEPRQMSLVPPIHIAVLDTNQLYTTFAEAVQEQGWVEKGLPTNALLISGPSKSADIEQTLAYGVHGPKELVVILV is encoded by the coding sequence ATGATGAGTAATTCTGCCCGTGACAATATTTTGCAGCGGTTGAGGAGAGAAGCTCCGACTACCTGCGGCAAAGAAACCCCTCCTAACCTCCCCTTATCAGGGGAGGAACAAGACGCTTCCACCACTGCTGTGCCAGAGCGCCCCTTCCCTGATAAGGGGAGGCCGAGAGGGGCCTCTTCTGCGGTTTCTTCCCACAACTGGGACAAAGCCGAACGCATCCGCCGTTTCACCGAGCGCATGACCGCTGTCCGTGCCACAATCCGCCACGCCGACCGCACTTCCTGGCTGGATAAACTGGCCGAAATCTGCCGCAAAAAAGGGCTGAACAACCTGCTGCTATCCCCCAACACCGACTGGGGGCAAGCCATCAGCATCCAAGCCGCACGCTTCCCGCCACTACGCCACTACGACCAACCCATTGACGGCTGGAAACAGGAGATGTTCTACGGTATTGACGCCGCTTTCACCGGCACACTGGGCGGCATCGCTGAAACCGGCACCCTGATCCTGTGGCCGGATGCGGAAGAACCACGCCAGATGTCGCTGGTTCCGCCTATCCACATCGCCGTGCTGGATACCAACCAGCTCTACACCACCTTCGCCGAAGCGGTGCAGGAACAGGGCTGGGTGGAAAAGGGTTTACCGACCAACGCACTGCTTATTTCCGGCCCATCAAAATCGGCGGATATTGAGCAGACACTGGCGTATGGGGTGCACGGCCCCAAAGAATTGGTTGTAATCCTGGTGTAA
- a CDS encoding LutB/LldF family L-lactate oxidation iron-sulfur protein, with translation MISTFRQHVIENLAKPNVRANFRKAMDGLMQRRLDQFPDPEELERIRTQAQAIRANALSKLPELLEQLEAKLTENGIHVHWAETTEQANQIVLSIMQKHNAKTLIKGKSMVSEEMSLNHFLEAHGIDALESDLGEFILQLAHEPPSHIVAPAIHKSRQDVAKLFNDKFPDIPYTENIDELTQSARTILRDKFYSADVGLSGVNFAVAETGTLCLVENEGNGRMSTTVPKVHIAVTGIEKVVEKFSDIPPLLSILTRSATGQPITTYFNMISSPRKPGEKDGPEEVHMVLLDNGRSNIYSDPELLATLRCIRCGACMNHCPVYTRIGGHSYGTVYPGPIGIILEPQKAGLDVHGELTQASSLCGACGEVCPVKIPIPTLINRLRYEGVRKDASTTPGTGSRRSTGEAAAWKSWSWSASHPTFYNFGAKAASRLRGVLPMNMSAWTTVRSAPQLADKTLHERMKEMGVDDE, from the coding sequence ATGATCAGCACCTTCCGCCAGCACGTTATCGAAAACCTCGCCAAACCCAACGTGCGCGCTAACTTCCGCAAGGCAATGGATGGCCTGATGCAACGCCGCCTCGACCAGTTCCCCGACCCGGAGGAGCTGGAACGCATCCGCACCCAAGCACAAGCCATCCGCGCGAATGCATTAAGCAAGCTGCCCGAATTACTGGAACAACTGGAAGCGAAACTCACCGAAAACGGCATCCACGTCCACTGGGCCGAAACCACCGAACAAGCCAACCAGATCGTGCTTTCCATCATGCAAAAGCACAACGCCAAGACCCTGATCAAGGGCAAGTCGATGGTGTCCGAAGAAATGAGCCTCAACCATTTCCTCGAAGCACACGGCATTGACGCGCTGGAATCCGACCTCGGCGAATTCATTCTGCAACTGGCGCACGAGCCGCCCTCGCACATCGTCGCCCCCGCTATCCACAAAAGCCGTCAGGATGTGGCTAAGCTGTTCAACGACAAGTTTCCCGACATCCCTTACACCGAAAACATCGACGAACTGACGCAATCTGCCCGCACCATCCTGCGCGACAAGTTCTACAGCGCCGATGTCGGCCTCTCAGGCGTCAACTTCGCCGTTGCAGAAACCGGCACCTTGTGTCTGGTCGAAAACGAAGGCAATGGGCGCATGTCCACCACCGTGCCCAAGGTGCACATCGCCGTTACCGGTATCGAAAAAGTGGTGGAAAAGTTCAGCGACATCCCGCCCTTGCTCAGCATCCTCACCCGTTCCGCCACCGGCCAGCCGATCACCACTTACTTCAACATGATCAGTAGCCCACGCAAACCGGGCGAAAAGGACGGCCCCGAAGAAGTCCATATGGTGCTGCTCGACAATGGCCGCTCCAACATCTACAGCGACCCGGAATTGCTCGCCACCCTGCGCTGCATCCGCTGCGGCGCGTGCATGAACCACTGCCCGGTCTACACCCGCATCGGCGGGCACAGCTACGGCACGGTCTACCCCGGCCCGATCGGCATCATTCTGGAACCGCAAAAAGCCGGGCTGGACGTACACGGCGAACTCACCCAAGCATCCAGCCTGTGCGGCGCGTGCGGGGAAGTCTGCCCGGTGAAAATTCCAATTCCGACCCTGATCAACCGCCTGCGTTACGAAGGCGTGCGCAAGGATGCCAGCACCACGCCCGGCACCGGCAGCCGCCGCAGCACCGGCGAAGCCGCCGCCTGGAAAAGCTGGTCGTGGTCAGCCTCGCACCCCACTTTCTACAACTTCGGCGCGAAAGCCGCCTCGCGTTTGCGCGGGGTGCTGCCCATGAACATGAGCGCGTGGACGACGGTGCGTTCCGCCCCCCAGCTGGCCGACAAGACCCTGCACGAACGCATGAAGGAAATGGGAGTCGATGATGAGTAA
- a CDS encoding (Fe-S)-binding protein: MATHPDTVYFFGTCLIDLIYPNAGVSAVQLIRREGVKVIFPQAQTCCGQPAWNSGYRDEARAVARTQIALFPKKIPIVVPSGSCAGMMKVHYPELFAGQPDEAQALDVASRVYELTEFLVDVLQLELQDLGGPVKVAVHTSCSSRREMGVASKIESLLDQLGNVTKLEQIRKAECCGFGGTFAVKQPEISASMVLEKVDTIRATGADRLIGQDAGCLLNIGGTMEKQGDAIPHQHIAEFLWERTGGKP; this comes from the coding sequence ATGGCGACACACCCCGATACCGTCTACTTCTTCGGCACCTGCTTGATCGACCTGATCTACCCGAACGCAGGTGTCTCCGCTGTGCAACTGATCCGCCGCGAAGGCGTGAAGGTTATTTTCCCGCAGGCACAAACCTGCTGCGGCCAACCGGCGTGGAACTCCGGCTACCGCGACGAAGCCCGCGCTGTTGCCCGCACCCAGATTGCGCTGTTCCCGAAGAAAATCCCCATCGTCGTCCCCTCCGGCTCCTGCGCTGGCATGATGAAAGTGCATTACCCCGAACTGTTCGCCGGGCAGCCGGATGAAGCGCAAGCGCTGGATGTGGCAAGCCGCGTCTACGAACTCACCGAATTTCTGGTCGACGTACTGCAACTCGAGCTGCAAGATTTGGGTGGGCCGGTGAAAGTGGCCGTGCACACCTCCTGCTCCTCCCGCCGCGAAATGGGCGTGGCAAGCAAGATCGAATCCCTGCTGGATCAGCTCGGTAATGTCACCAAGCTGGAACAAATCCGCAAGGCCGAATGCTGTGGTTTCGGCGGCACATTCGCGGTCAAACAGCCGGAAATCTCCGCCTCGATGGTGCTGGAAAAGGTCGACACTATCCGCGCTACCGGCGCTGATCGGCTGATCGGGCAGGATGCAGGGTGCCTGTTGAATATCGGCGGCACGATGGAAAAGCAGGGGGATGCGATTCCACATCAGCACATTGCCGAATTTTTGTGGGAGCGCACCGGAGGCAAACCATGA
- a CDS encoding CoB--CoM heterodisulfide reductase iron-sulfur subunit B family protein — MAKEYSYYPGCSSQKGASSSNLEKSVETLCEELDIKLNPIPDWNCCGASIGYAGGGELPRMTLSARNIALSEKHHPDQDIVATCAACWLNTREVNERLNHNPRLKEETNIALQAVKLEFSGKKKVRHMVEVLIEDVGYDALAQKVKKPLEGLKIAGYVGCQTNRPFGIDGESFENPMYLDKMVETLGAEPLTKYEKKVACCSGALMFSEPEKGQALVKDIIESAYDNGANMIVTPCPLCQANVEIYQDEINARYKTNFDMPVMYYSQLMDVAFGRNAKDAALDGNIIHSKKLREIADK; from the coding sequence ATGGCTAAAGAATATTCTTACTACCCCGGCTGTTCTTCCCAAAAGGGGGCTTCTTCCTCCAACCTGGAAAAGTCGGTGGAAACCCTGTGCGAAGAGCTGGACATCAAGCTCAACCCGATTCCGGACTGGAACTGCTGCGGCGCTTCCATCGGTTACGCGGGTGGTGGTGAACTGCCACGCATGACCCTTTCCGCGCGCAACATTGCGTTGTCGGAAAAGCATCACCCGGATCAGGACATCGTGGCAACCTGCGCTGCCTGCTGGCTGAACACCCGTGAAGTCAACGAGCGCCTCAACCACAATCCACGCCTGAAGGAAGAGACCAACATTGCCCTGCAAGCGGTCAAACTGGAATTCAGTGGCAAGAAAAAAGTCCGCCACATGGTGGAAGTGCTGATTGAAGACGTGGGTTACGACGCATTGGCACAAAAGGTCAAGAAGCCGCTGGAAGGTCTGAAAATTGCCGGTTACGTCGGTTGCCAGACCAACCGTCCGTTCGGCATCGATGGTGAATCCTTCGAGAACCCGATGTATCTGGACAAGATGGTCGAAACTCTGGGTGCCGAACCGCTGACCAAGTACGAGAAAAAGGTTGCCTGCTGTAGCGGCGCGCTGATGTTCTCCGAACCGGAAAAAGGTCAGGCGCTGGTCAAGGACATCATCGAATCCGCCTACGACAATGGCGCGAACATGATCGTCACCCCTTGCCCGCTGTGCCAGGCCAACGTCGAAATCTATCAGGATGAAATCAACGCGCGTTACAAGACCAATTTCGACATGCCGGTCATGTACTACAGCCAGTTGATGGACGTTGCATTCGGGCGCAATGCCAAAGATGCGGCGCTGGATGGCAATATCATCCATTCCAAGAAACTGCGCGAGATTGCGGACAAGTAA
- a CDS encoding 4Fe-4S dicluster domain-containing protein, which produces MSTAVNQAMIEKYKGNFLREVVDNVEEGDWVKMCMQCGVCSGSCPLGPHWDHPPQEIFMMIRANKREEVLSSTSMWMCTSCYNCIARCPRGLPITHIMHGLAHYSKRLGLKPQNQPTEKFGQMFWDNLTKKGRVNELKLGLGLYFKDGFAEGVKVSLSKQKLGMNMMKAKRMSPMEMLGGHGVSDLAGFHAMLKKAEELEAARVGENTDKK; this is translated from the coding sequence ATGAGTACCGCAGTCAATCAGGCAATGATTGAAAAATACAAGGGCAATTTCCTGCGCGAAGTCGTGGACAACGTTGAGGAAGGCGATTGGGTCAAGATGTGTATGCAGTGTGGCGTGTGCTCCGGCTCATGCCCGCTGGGTCCGCACTGGGATCATCCGCCGCAGGAAATCTTCATGATGATCCGCGCCAACAAGCGTGAGGAAGTGCTGTCTTCCACCTCCATGTGGATGTGCACCTCCTGCTACAACTGCATCGCCCGCTGCCCACGTGGCTTGCCGATCACCCATATCATGCACGGTCTGGCGCACTACAGTAAGCGCCTCGGCCTGAAGCCGCAGAACCAGCCAACCGAAAAGTTTGGCCAGATGTTCTGGGACAACCTGACCAAGAAAGGTCGTGTCAACGAGCTGAAACTGGGTCTGGGCCTGTACTTCAAGGACGGTTTCGCGGAAGGCGTGAAAGTGTCCCTGAGCAAGCAGAAGCTGGGCATGAACATGATGAAAGCCAAGCGCATGTCCCCGATGGAGATGCTGGGCGGCCACGGTGTCAGCGACCTCGCCGGTTTCCACGCCATGCTGAAAAAGGCTGAAGAGCTGGAAGCGGCGCGTGTTGGCGAAAACACCGACAAGAAATGA